The Pseudofrankia inefficax genome window below encodes:
- a CDS encoding MarR family winged helix-turn-helix transcriptional regulator: MADRLPQLELGNQLCFALYSASRYAIRAYGPVLAELGLTYPQYLTMLVLWEAQEPRTVGDIGASLHLDSGTLTPLLKRLEDLGLADRTRDPADERRVLVSLTEQGKALRAQAADVPQRVFQRYGIDIPTALRLIGELTTIVDSLRTA, translated from the coding sequence ATGGCCGATCGCCTCCCGCAGCTGGAGCTCGGCAACCAGCTGTGCTTCGCGCTCTACAGCGCGAGCCGTTACGCGATCCGGGCCTACGGGCCGGTCCTCGCGGAGCTCGGCCTCACCTACCCGCAGTACCTCACGATGCTGGTGCTCTGGGAGGCGCAGGAGCCGCGGACGGTCGGCGACATCGGCGCGAGCCTGCACCTCGACAGCGGCACGCTGACCCCGCTGCTCAAGCGCCTGGAAGATCTCGGCCTGGCCGACCGGACCCGGGACCCGGCGGACGAGCGGCGGGTCCTGGTCTCCCTGACCGAACAGGGAAAGGCCCTGCGGGCGCAGGCCGCCGACGTGCCGCAGCGGGTCTTCCAGCGTTACGGCATCGACATCCCGACCGCCCTGCGGCTCATCGGCGAGCTGACGACGATCGTCGACTCGCTGCGCACCGCCTAG
- a CDS encoding maleylpyruvate isomerase N-terminal domain-containing protein has protein sequence MTTSDGHAAGAPASDPHPGNLTRLASHLCDAADVGPLADHVDACPACARAEAERREIERLLRAPGDEPEPGAAPALPRVLAAARARRRPAPELPAFAAAFGATAAMLDVVLAEVNDDLLLRPSPVLTWRLGDLVTHVAAGNALVASAVAIAVDPPVAAGVDLVAHTERLLRWVDGWPRARVARLWRDGIAAVAERIRAEPELADAWVEVDGLRLPVGSHLVARAFETWIHARDLGVAAGLTVPAPPADSLAAMADLAAGLLGALPARAATAPAGAVRLTLTGPGGGAWLVHVGGPPPAGLGAAEPTAGLVLDTVEFCLVAADRRAPEAARAAISGDAALATELLTAAARLAHP, from the coding sequence ATGACGACCTCTGATGGGCACGCGGCCGGCGCGCCGGCGTCCGACCCGCATCCGGGCAACCTGACCAGGCTGGCGTCGCACCTGTGCGACGCGGCGGACGTCGGTCCGCTGGCCGACCACGTTGACGCCTGCCCGGCCTGCGCGCGGGCCGAGGCCGAGCGCCGGGAAATCGAGCGGCTGCTGCGCGCGCCGGGGGACGAGCCCGAGCCCGGAGCCGCTCCCGCGCTGCCGCGGGTGCTCGCCGCCGCCCGCGCCCGTCGGCGCCCGGCACCCGAGCTGCCCGCGTTCGCCGCCGCTTTCGGGGCGACGGCCGCGATGCTCGACGTGGTGCTCGCCGAGGTGAACGACGATCTCCTGCTGCGGCCCAGCCCGGTCCTCACCTGGCGGCTGGGCGATCTGGTCACCCACGTGGCCGCGGGCAACGCCCTGGTGGCCAGCGCGGTCGCGATCGCGGTCGACCCACCCGTGGCCGCGGGCGTCGACCTGGTGGCCCACACCGAACGGCTGCTGCGCTGGGTGGACGGCTGGCCGCGGGCCCGCGTCGCGCGGCTGTGGCGCGACGGCATCGCGGCCGTGGCCGAGCGGATCCGGGCCGAGCCCGAGCTCGCGGACGCGTGGGTCGAGGTCGACGGACTCCGCCTGCCCGTCGGCTCCCACCTGGTCGCGCGTGCCTTCGAGACCTGGATCCACGCCCGCGACCTCGGCGTCGCGGCCGGCCTGACGGTGCCGGCGCCGCCCGCCGACAGCCTCGCCGCGATGGCCGATCTCGCGGCGGGACTGCTCGGCGCCCTGCCGGCCCGCGCCGCCACGGCGCCGGCCGGTGCCGTGCGCCTCACGCTGACCGGGCCTGGCGGGGGCGCCTGGCTCGTCCACGTCGGTGGCCCGCCGCCCGCCGGGCTCGGGGCGGCCGAGCCGACGGCCGGGCTGGTCCTCGACACGGTCGAGTTCTGCCTGGTGGCCGCGGACCGGCGGGCCCCCGAGGCGGCGCGCGCCGCGATCAGCGGCGACGCGGCCCTCGCGACGGAGCTGCTCACGGCGGCCGCGCGCCTCGCCCATCCCTAG
- a CDS encoding sigma-70 family RNA polymerase sigma factor, giving the protein MVTGDRPRPTTETASADAELHRRLVAGDETALCEAYRLFGKLVHTLAQRVTRDRDAAGDIVQDVFGYLWERPLRYDPNRAALRTWLAMLAHRRAVDWVRAEERQRAAAGRFGPPQEAVPSAAETVEVADTFCRVRHTVAGLPESLRTAVELAFYRGMTYREVAAELGIPEGTAKSRMRSALARIARALAEEGIGG; this is encoded by the coding sequence GTGGTGACGGGGGACCGCCCGCGGCCGACGACCGAGACGGCGTCGGCGGACGCGGAACTGCACAGACGGCTGGTCGCCGGTGACGAGACCGCATTGTGCGAGGCCTACCGGCTGTTTGGAAAACTTGTTCATACGCTTGCCCAGCGGGTTACCCGCGACCGGGACGCCGCCGGCGACATCGTTCAGGACGTGTTCGGGTATCTCTGGGAACGGCCGCTGCGCTATGACCCGAACCGGGCCGCTCTGCGAACCTGGCTGGCAATGCTGGCGCACCGCCGGGCCGTCGACTGGGTGCGTGCGGAGGAACGTCAACGGGCCGCGGCCGGGCGGTTCGGGCCGCCGCAGGAGGCGGTCCCGAGTGCCGCCGAAACAGTGGAGGTGGCAGACACCTTCTGCCGGGTACGGCACACCGTCGCCGGTCTTCCCGAGTCCCTGCGGACCGCGGTCGAGTTGGCGTTCTACCGGGGGATGACCTACCGTGAAGTAGCGGCCGAGCTCGGAATCCCGGAGGGTACGGCGAAATCACGAATGCGCAGCGCACTGGCGCGCATCGCCCGGGCTCTCGCCGAGGAAGGTATCGGCGGATGA
- a CDS encoding nuclear transport factor 2 family protein: MTNTEIIKGGYEAFSRGDVVDLFARFAPDIEWTSPSGSPRDLAGVYKGHGEVQSFFGKVLAAYGEHMAVRPLEFVESGDRVVAFGLLEARSDSGHVVTLGFVHDWALADGKATRMTEYFDTAHWAALLAG; encoded by the coding sequence GTGACGAACACCGAGATCATCAAGGGCGGCTACGAGGCCTTTTCCCGGGGCGACGTCGTGGACCTGTTCGCCAGGTTCGCGCCGGACATCGAGTGGACGTCTCCGTCCGGGTCGCCACGGGACCTGGCCGGCGTCTACAAGGGCCACGGAGAGGTGCAGTCCTTCTTCGGCAAGGTGCTCGCGGCCTATGGCGAGCACATGGCGGTGCGGCCTTTGGAGTTCGTGGAGTCAGGGGACCGCGTCGTCGCGTTCGGCCTGCTGGAGGCCCGGTCGGATTCCGGCCACGTCGTCACGCTGGGCTTCGTCCACGACTGGGCGCTCGCCGACGGTAAGGCGACACGGATGACCGAGTACTTCGACACCGCGCACTGGGCCGCGCTGCTCGCCGGCTGA
- a CDS encoding SDR family NAD(P)-dependent oxidoreductase, producing MTDRITTSFSAGSTAAEVIEGIDLTGRRVVVTGGASGIGVETARALAGAGAEVTLAVRDVGAGDRVAADLTAATGSKQILVAPLDLADQASVAAFVAGWDGPLDILVNNAGVMASPLARTPEGWEMQFATNHLGHFALAVGLHDALASAGRARVVSVSSSAHHRSPVVFDDIHFERRPYDPFSAYGQSKTANVLFAVEASKRWATDGITVNALMPGGIRTNLQRYVPDEVLEQMRTAAGGGGLKWKTPEQGAATSVLVATAPLLDGVGGRYFEDCNEAEVGVLTARNGVAPFALDPEAAARLWEVSVQTLAG from the coding sequence ATGACCGACCGGATCACCACCTCGTTTTCCGCCGGGTCGACCGCCGCGGAGGTGATCGAGGGCATCGACCTCACGGGCCGACGCGTCGTCGTCACGGGCGGTGCCTCGGGGATCGGCGTCGAGACGGCGCGGGCCCTGGCCGGCGCCGGCGCCGAAGTGACGCTGGCCGTTCGCGACGTCGGTGCCGGCGACCGCGTCGCCGCCGACCTCACGGCGGCCACCGGCAGCAAGCAGATCCTGGTCGCCCCGCTCGACCTGGCCGACCAGGCGTCGGTCGCCGCCTTCGTCGCCGGCTGGGACGGGCCGCTGGACATCCTCGTCAACAACGCCGGCGTCATGGCCTCCCCGCTGGCGCGCACGCCCGAGGGCTGGGAGATGCAGTTCGCGACCAACCACCTGGGCCACTTCGCCCTCGCCGTCGGGCTGCACGACGCGCTCGCCTCGGCCGGCCGGGCCCGGGTCGTGTCGGTCAGCTCCAGCGCGCACCACCGGTCTCCGGTGGTCTTCGATGACATCCACTTCGAGCGCCGCCCGTACGACCCGTTCTCGGCCTACGGGCAGTCGAAGACGGCCAACGTGCTGTTCGCCGTCGAGGCCAGCAAGCGGTGGGCCACCGACGGGATCACCGTCAACGCGCTCATGCCGGGCGGGATTCGCACGAACCTGCAGCGGTACGTGCCCGACGAGGTGCTGGAGCAGATGCGGACCGCGGCCGGTGGTGGCGGCCTGAAGTGGAAGACCCCCGAGCAGGGCGCCGCCACCTCCGTCCTGGTCGCGACCGCGCCGCTGCTCGACGGCGTCGGCGGGCGCTACTTCGAGGATTGCAACGAGGCGGAGGTCGGCGTGCTCACCGCCCGCAACGGCGTCGCCCCGTTCGCGCTCGACCCCGAGGCCGCCGCCCGCCTGTGGGAGGTCTCGGTCCAGACCCTGGCCGGCTGA
- a CDS encoding TetR/AcrR family transcriptional regulator, translating to MAATRALRADAQRNRDRLLEVAVRALSQAGPDVPLEAIAKEAGVGIGTLYRHFPSREALVDAAYRNELDRLADAVDDLLRDLPPDRALRAWMDRFVDYLAAKRGMGDALRALIASGGDPFAHSRDRLTTAVGTLLRAGAAAGTLRADVAPDDILVSLSALSLASADRGDRDQAGRLLDLLMDALRVRA from the coding sequence ATGGCGGCCACGCGGGCCCTGCGCGCCGACGCCCAGCGCAATCGGGACCGGCTGCTGGAGGTCGCCGTCCGGGCGCTGTCCCAGGCCGGTCCCGACGTGCCGCTGGAGGCGATCGCGAAAGAGGCCGGCGTGGGGATCGGCACGCTCTACCGGCACTTCCCCAGCCGGGAGGCGCTGGTCGACGCGGCCTACCGTAACGAGCTCGACCGGCTGGCCGACGCCGTCGACGACCTCCTGCGCGACCTGCCGCCCGACCGCGCCCTGCGCGCCTGGATGGACCGGTTCGTCGACTACCTCGCCGCCAAGCGCGGCATGGGCGACGCACTGCGCGCGCTCATCGCCTCCGGTGGTGACCCGTTCGCGCACAGCCGCGACCGGCTGACCACCGCCGTCGGGACGCTGCTGCGAGCCGGAGCCGCGGCCGGGACGCTGCGCGCGGACGTGGCTCCCGACGACATCCTGGTCAGCCTCAGCGCGCTGTCCCTCGCCTCCGCCGACCGCGGCGACCGCGACCAGGCCGGCCGCCTGCTGGACCTCCTCATGGACGCGCTACGCGTCCGCGCCTGA
- a CDS encoding class II glutamine amidotransferase: MCRLFGMSSAPLRTRATFWLLDAPDSLSDQSHEEPDGAGIGFFDPDGAPELYKAPIAAYEDRGFAQEARNVESATFLAHIRFASTGAVEQRNTHPFEQEGRMFAHNGVLEGLDQLDAELGADRALVKGDTDSERFFALITREIRSSGDVATGIERAARWVAANLPLYSLNLIVTTPRELWALRYPDTHQLYTLERQAGGHHGDRHLDHSGTNGRMRVHSHDLAAAPALVIASEQMDDSPTWRPMEPGELLHAGPDLRITRRIAVPDKPAHQLSLADLRPDAAASQKPK, encoded by the coding sequence ATGTGTCGTCTGTTCGGAATGAGCAGCGCGCCACTGCGCACCCGCGCCACGTTCTGGCTACTGGACGCCCCGGACAGCCTCAGCGACCAGAGCCACGAGGAGCCGGACGGAGCCGGGATCGGCTTCTTCGACCCCGACGGCGCTCCGGAGCTGTACAAGGCGCCGATCGCGGCCTACGAGGACCGAGGCTTCGCGCAGGAGGCCCGGAACGTCGAATCAGCCACCTTCCTCGCTCACATCCGATTCGCCTCGACCGGAGCGGTGGAACAGCGCAACACCCATCCCTTCGAGCAGGAGGGGCGGATGTTCGCGCACAACGGGGTGCTCGAGGGCCTGGACCAGCTTGACGCCGAACTAGGCGCGGACCGAGCACTGGTGAAGGGCGACACGGACTCCGAGCGGTTCTTCGCCCTGATCACCCGTGAGATCCGGAGTTCCGGGGACGTGGCCACCGGCATCGAACGCGCGGCCCGCTGGGTCGCGGCGAACCTGCCGCTCTATTCCCTCAACCTGATCGTCACGACCCCGCGTGAGCTCTGGGCGTTGCGCTATCCCGACACCCACCAGCTGTACACGCTCGAACGGCAGGCCGGCGGCCACCACGGCGACCGGCACCTCGACCACAGCGGCACGAACGGCCGGATGCGCGTCCACTCCCACGACCTGGCCGCCGCGCCCGCGCTCGTCATCGCCAGCGAACAGATGGACGACAGCCCGACGTGGCGCCCGATGGAGCCCGGCGAGCTGCTGCATGCCGGGCCCGACCTGCGGATCACCCGCCGGATCGCGGTGCCCGACAAGCCGGCGCATCAACTCAGCCTCGCGGACCTGCGCCCCGACGCCGCCGCGTCCCAGAAACCGAAGTAA
- a CDS encoding MFS transporter produces MSVTSDLSTSAPISVPTVAVPTIPAAPDRPVAAGRRPEACSQRAPVATEPPQSGAAAYRWLINQPGTRPMMVAGLLARLPVAMIGVGGMLLVAATTGSYRLAGLTTAAIALAGAAAGPVIGRRIDRLGPRAVLPLLATAHVVAGVAFLVAAVVAAPVPVLLVAAVATGATLPQVGPVARQRWAARLPVGPRLDAAYALESAIDEITFVTGPAAASALAGLTPSAGTAAALVLAAVGTAAFTALPGSAHQLPAQSVVPDLAVVPDWPAGADRAAAPAGVGSAVGSASGGPASVGPSSTAASSTEGSSVSAAGRRERSMGRIEGLVPLLASAAALGMFFGASDVALVAYGRAHGWGAASGLLPSTLTASNLLAGICYGMVRWRSSLPRRFGVAGGLFAVTASVAPLAASVGGINAVVVAVVIAGLPLTPLIISSTAIVGELVPAHRRTEGFGWVVIANGVGVAAGAPLAGALVDHAGAASALIVFPVCGCATGAAALLAAYRLSARRRGQAGPRSSRRGGRRVGRRR; encoded by the coding sequence ATGAGCGTCACGTCTGACCTCAGCACGTCCGCACCGATTTCCGTCCCTACTGTCGCCGTCCCCACGATTCCCGCCGCGCCGGACCGGCCCGTCGCGGCCGGGCGCCGGCCTGAGGCCTGTTCCCAGCGCGCGCCCGTGGCCACCGAACCGCCCCAGTCCGGCGCCGCCGCCTACCGGTGGCTGATCAACCAGCCGGGTACCCGGCCGATGATGGTCGCGGGGCTGCTGGCCCGGCTGCCGGTCGCCATGATCGGTGTGGGCGGCATGCTGCTGGTGGCGGCGACCACCGGCTCGTACCGCCTCGCCGGCCTGACGACCGCCGCGATCGCGCTGGCCGGCGCGGCGGCCGGCCCGGTGATCGGCCGGCGCATCGACCGGCTCGGCCCCCGCGCGGTCCTTCCGCTGCTCGCCACCGCCCACGTCGTCGCTGGCGTCGCGTTCCTCGTCGCCGCGGTCGTGGCCGCACCGGTGCCCGTGCTGCTCGTGGCCGCGGTCGCCACCGGCGCGACCCTTCCGCAGGTCGGCCCGGTCGCGCGGCAGCGCTGGGCCGCCAGGCTGCCGGTCGGGCCCCGGCTGGACGCCGCGTACGCGCTGGAGTCGGCGATCGACGAGATCACCTTCGTCACCGGCCCGGCCGCCGCCAGCGCGCTCGCCGGCCTCACCCCGTCCGCCGGGACCGCGGCCGCGCTGGTGCTCGCCGCCGTCGGCACCGCGGCCTTCACGGCGCTGCCCGGCTCCGCCCACCAGCTCCCGGCCCAGTCCGTCGTGCCGGACCTGGCTGTCGTGCCGGACTGGCCCGCCGGTGCGGACCGGGCCGCCGCGCCGGCCGGCGTCGGGTCCGCCGTCGGGTCGGCGAGCGGGGGGCCGGCGTCGGTCGGGCCGTCCTCGACCGCGGCATCGTCGACCGAAGGGTCGTCGGTCAGCGCGGCCGGCCGCCGGGAGCGGTCGATGGGGCGGATCGAAGGGCTGGTTCCACTGCTGGCCTCGGCGGCCGCGCTCGGGATGTTCTTCGGCGCCTCGGACGTCGCCCTGGTGGCCTACGGCCGCGCGCATGGCTGGGGAGCCGCGTCCGGACTGCTGCCGAGCACACTGACGGCGTCCAACCTGTTGGCCGGCATCTGCTACGGGATGGTGCGCTGGCGCTCCAGCCTGCCGCGCCGGTTCGGGGTGGCGGGAGGCCTGTTCGCCGTCACCGCCTCGGTGGCGCCGCTGGCCGCCTCGGTCGGCGGCATCAACGCCGTGGTCGTCGCGGTCGTCATCGCCGGTCTGCCGCTGACGCCCCTGATCATCAGCTCCACCGCGATCGTCGGCGAACTGGTCCCGGCGCACCGGCGGACCGAGGGCTTCGGCTGGGTGGTGATCGCGAACGGCGTCGGCGTCGCCGCCGGAGCCCCGCTGGCCGGCGCGCTCGTCGACCACGCCGGTGCCGCGTCCGCCCTGATCGTCTTCCCGGTCTGCGGGTGCGCGACGGGGGCAGCCGCCCTGCTGGCCGCCTACCGGCTGTCGGCTCGCCGCCGCGGCCAGGCCGGCCCTCGCTCGTCGCGCCGTGGCGGCCGCCGGGTCGGTCGTCGGCGATGA
- a CDS encoding glutamate decarboxylase, producing MALHRQAVGDQANARLAVRPQFRWPAGQARPGEETGGELPRYRIPAGPTDPETAYQLVHDELMLDGNARLNLATFVTTWMDPHADRLMAECAAKNMIDKDEYPQTAELEARCVSMLADLWHAADAADAVGCSTTGSSEAGMLAGLAMTRRWRAARRAAGLPADRPNLVMGANVQVCWEKFARYWDVEARLVPLAPGRTHLTADEAVRHCDENTVGVVAILGSTFDGTYEPVAEIAAALDRLAAGGGPDVPVHVDAASGGFVAPFCDPDLLWDFRLDRVVSINASGHKFGLVYPGVGWVLWRDREHLPEELVFHVDYLGGTMPTFALNFSRPGAQVVAQYYSLLRHGREGYRQVIQGCRDVATRLSGEIAEMGPFALVSDGAGGGIPAFAFTLRDADAAGFSVFDVSELLRTRGWQVPAYRFPPALQELAVLRVVVRNGFGPDLADLLVADLRRVVDRLTDAGRPGPPPAEATAAFHH from the coding sequence GTGGCGCTGCACAGGCAAGCGGTGGGAGACCAGGCGAACGCGCGGCTGGCGGTCCGCCCGCAGTTCCGCTGGCCCGCGGGGCAGGCGCGCCCAGGCGAGGAGACCGGCGGCGAGCTGCCGCGCTACCGCATCCCGGCCGGGCCGACGGACCCGGAGACGGCCTACCAGCTGGTGCACGACGAGCTGATGCTCGACGGGAACGCCCGGTTGAACCTCGCCACGTTCGTGACGACCTGGATGGACCCGCACGCCGACCGGCTGATGGCCGAGTGCGCCGCCAAGAACATGATCGACAAGGACGAGTACCCGCAGACCGCCGAGCTGGAGGCGCGCTGCGTGAGCATGCTCGCCGACCTCTGGCACGCCGCGGACGCGGCCGACGCGGTCGGCTGCTCGACGACCGGCTCGTCCGAGGCGGGCATGCTCGCCGGTCTGGCGATGACCCGCCGGTGGCGGGCCGCGCGCCGCGCCGCGGGCCTGCCGGCCGACCGGCCGAACCTGGTGATGGGCGCGAACGTGCAGGTCTGCTGGGAGAAGTTCGCCCGCTACTGGGACGTCGAGGCCCGGCTGGTGCCGCTCGCGCCCGGGCGCACCCACCTCACCGCCGACGAGGCCGTCCGGCACTGCGACGAGAACACCGTCGGCGTCGTCGCGATCCTCGGCTCGACGTTCGACGGGACGTACGAGCCGGTCGCCGAGATCGCGGCGGCGCTCGACCGGCTCGCGGCCGGCGGCGGTCCCGACGTGCCGGTCCACGTCGACGCCGCGTCCGGTGGTTTTGTCGCTCCCTTCTGCGACCCAGACCTGCTCTGGGACTTCCGGCTCGACCGGGTGGTCTCGATCAACGCGTCGGGCCACAAGTTCGGCCTGGTCTACCCGGGCGTCGGCTGGGTGCTGTGGCGCGACCGCGAGCACCTGCCCGAGGAGCTCGTCTTCCACGTCGACTATCTCGGCGGGACGATGCCGACGTTCGCGCTCAACTTCTCCCGCCCCGGCGCGCAGGTCGTCGCCCAGTACTACTCGCTGCTGCGCCACGGCCGCGAGGGCTACCGGCAGGTGATCCAGGGCTGCCGGGACGTCGCGACCCGCCTGTCCGGCGAGATCGCCGAGATGGGGCCCTTCGCGCTGGTCTCCGACGGCGCCGGCGGCGGCATTCCCGCGTTCGCGTTCACGCTGCGCGACGCCGACGCGGCCGGGTTCAGCGTCTTCGACGTGTCGGAGCTACTGCGGACCCGGGGCTGGCAGGTTCCCGCCTACCGGTTCCCGCCGGCACTGCAGGAGCTCGCCGTGCTGCGGGTCGTCGTGCGCAACGGGTTCGGCCCGGACCTGGCCGATCTGCTGGTCGCCGACCTTCGCCGCGTCGTCGACCGGCTCACCGACGCGGGCCGCCCCGGCCCGCCGCCCGCCGAGGCCACGGCCGCGTTCCACCACTGA
- a CDS encoding DUF4287 domain-containing protein, protein MATEQTVAKIHGPASYFPSIEKKYGRPIAEWKAIIRASGLTRHMELVGWLKKEYGLGHGHANALVADTLAART, encoded by the coding sequence ATGGCCACCGAACAGACCGTCGCGAAGATCCACGGACCGGCGTCCTACTTCCCGTCGATCGAGAAGAAGTACGGCCGCCCGATCGCCGAGTGGAAGGCGATCATCCGGGCGAGTGGCCTCACCCGGCACATGGAGCTGGTCGGCTGGCTGAAGAAGGAGTACGGCCTGGGACACGGCCACGCCAACGCCCTCGTCGCCGACACGCTGGCCGCACGAACCTGA
- a CDS encoding roadblock/LC7 domain-containing protein yields MNIESVLTELMTLREQVAGVTNSAVASVDGLLVTHDASDVRPEVLAAMAAVALGLGKSTGAEVGMGELREVITRCAGGHIVVYAVGQTNLLVVLGDEGLDINRLHLYSRPAVTRLGELLAA; encoded by the coding sequence ATGAATATCGAATCCGTTCTCACGGAACTCATGACGCTGCGTGAGCAGGTGGCCGGCGTGACCAACAGCGCGGTGGCCTCGGTCGACGGGCTGCTGGTCACCCACGACGCGAGCGACGTCCGCCCGGAGGTCCTCGCCGCGATGGCCGCCGTGGCGCTCGGCCTGGGCAAGAGCACGGGCGCCGAGGTCGGCATGGGCGAGCTGCGCGAGGTCATCACGCGCTGCGCGGGCGGGCACATCGTCGTGTACGCCGTCGGTCAGACCAACCTGCTCGTCGTGCTGGGCGACGAGGGGCTCGACATCAACAGGCTGCACCTGTACTCGCGGCCCGCCGTCACCCGGCTGGGCGAGCTCCTGGCGGCCTGA
- a CDS encoding FAD-dependent oxidoreductase, with translation MRLVVDLTRCQGYAQCAFLAPDVFRMQGDEALWYDPEPDDSRREQVLRAAAACPVQALRVEPARMGDVTAGTWSTRDRAGQLNGVADGALTRTGRIVIVGASLAGLRAAVTLRQEGFAGSLTVIGDEPNEPYDRPPLSKQVVDGWVAGGHTALPRPGDLAARWRLGVAATGLDLERKRVLLADGEQVEFDRLLIATGARARPWPEPAQAALDGVFVLRGGGDAAGLRQRLAARPRRVLVIGAGFTGSEVASSCRGLGLPVTVAERGQAPLVGALGRAVGAIAADLHRENGVDLRCGVTVTELEGDGAGRLRAARLSDGTVLDVDVAVVALGSVRNVEWLEDSGLAAGPWGVGCDTGCRAFTVDGMVADDVFVAGDVARCPHPVYDYQFLALEHWGNAVAQGEIAAHNMINPQTRRWPHLAIPSFWSTQFGIEIKSVGVPTFADEVVFAQGSVADRRFVAVYGCRGRVTAAVAFDQGKWLGFYEGLIRQAAPFPPEFRTVDQADGRRPVPAGISETPMLVRQATVVVTGHSPAQRRAQYVRRDH, from the coding sequence GTGAGACTGGTTGTGGACCTCACCCGCTGTCAGGGATACGCGCAGTGCGCGTTCCTGGCTCCGGACGTGTTCAGGATGCAGGGTGACGAGGCGCTCTGGTACGACCCGGAGCCCGACGACTCCCGGCGGGAGCAGGTGCTGCGGGCCGCGGCCGCCTGCCCGGTCCAGGCCCTGCGGGTCGAGCCGGCGCGGATGGGTGATGTCACCGCCGGTACCTGGTCGACCCGCGACCGGGCCGGCCAGCTCAACGGGGTCGCCGACGGCGCGCTGACGCGCACCGGCCGGATCGTGATCGTCGGTGCCTCGCTCGCCGGCCTGCGGGCCGCGGTGACGCTGCGCCAGGAGGGTTTCGCCGGCTCGCTGACGGTGATCGGCGACGAGCCGAACGAGCCCTACGACCGTCCGCCGCTGTCGAAGCAGGTGGTGGACGGATGGGTCGCCGGTGGGCACACCGCGCTCCCCCGGCCGGGTGACCTCGCGGCGCGGTGGCGCCTGGGCGTGGCCGCGACCGGCCTGGACCTCGAGCGCAAGCGGGTCCTGCTGGCCGACGGCGAGCAGGTCGAGTTCGACCGCCTGCTGATCGCCACCGGCGCGCGGGCCCGGCCCTGGCCCGAGCCCGCCCAGGCCGCGCTGGACGGCGTGTTCGTGCTGCGCGGTGGGGGCGACGCCGCCGGCCTGCGGCAGCGGCTGGCGGCCAGGCCCCGCCGGGTGCTCGTGATCGGCGCCGGGTTCACCGGTTCCGAGGTCGCCTCGTCGTGCCGCGGGCTCGGGCTGCCGGTCACCGTCGCCGAGCGGGGCCAGGCGCCGCTGGTCGGGGCGCTCGGCCGGGCCGTCGGAGCCATCGCCGCCGACCTGCACCGCGAGAACGGCGTCGACCTGCGCTGCGGCGTGACGGTCACGGAGCTCGAAGGCGACGGCGCCGGGCGGCTGCGCGCCGCGCGCCTGTCGGACGGGACCGTGCTCGACGTCGACGTGGCCGTCGTCGCGCTCGGCAGCGTGCGCAACGTCGAATGGCTGGAGGACTCCGGGCTCGCCGCCGGGCCGTGGGGTGTCGGCTGTGACACCGGCTGCCGGGCCTTCACCGTGGACGGCATGGTCGCCGACGACGTGTTCGTCGCCGGCGACGTGGCACGCTGCCCGCACCCGGTGTACGACTACCAGTTCCTCGCGCTGGAGCACTGGGGCAACGCGGTCGCCCAGGGCGAGATCGCGGCCCACAACATGATCAACCCGCAGACCCGGCGGTGGCCGCACCTGGCGATCCCCAGCTTCTGGTCGACCCAGTTCGGCATCGAGATCAAGTCGGTGGGGGTGCCCACCTTCGCCGACGAGGTCGTCTTCGCCCAGGGCTCGGTGGCCGACCGGCGGTTCGTCGCCGTCTACGGGTGTCGCGGCCGGGTCACCGCGGCCGTCGCGTTCGACCAGGGCAAATGGCTCGGCTTCTACGAGGGGCTGATCAGGCAGGCCGCTCCGTTCCCGCCGGAGTTCCGGACCGTGGACCAGGCCGACGGCCGGCGGCCCGTGCCGGCGGGGATCTCCGAGACGCCGATGCTGGTCCGCCAGGCCACCGTCGTCGTCACCGGCCACAGCCCAGCCCAGCGCCGAGCCCAGTACGTCCGTCGGGACCATTGA